In Gordonia phthalatica, one genomic interval encodes:
- a CDS encoding TetR family transcriptional regulator, with the protein MGWDVEGRKRRILDAAVAEFAAHGPHGTTIERIAKAAGVNKERVYTHFGGKDRLFATVLREELAKVARDVPVESFATEDVGDYAGRVYDYHREHPELGRLMRWEGLVFDTEVPDEAERREYYGYKVAAMTDGQAKGTVTSDLDADHLMFLVLSLAGWWSAVPQVARMITGAESDAEHARRRASVVTAARRLIGQ; encoded by the coding sequence ATGGGCTGGGATGTTGAGGGCAGGAAGCGCCGCATCCTCGACGCGGCGGTGGCCGAGTTCGCCGCGCACGGGCCGCACGGCACGACCATCGAGCGCATCGCCAAGGCCGCCGGGGTGAACAAGGAGCGCGTCTACACGCACTTCGGGGGCAAGGACAGACTTTTCGCCACCGTACTGCGCGAGGAACTGGCGAAGGTAGCCCGCGACGTGCCCGTCGAATCATTCGCAACCGAGGACGTGGGCGACTACGCCGGGCGCGTCTACGACTACCACCGCGAGCACCCCGAACTCGGCAGGCTCATGCGCTGGGAAGGGCTCGTCTTCGACACCGAAGTACCCGACGAGGCCGAGCGGCGCGAATACTACGGATACAAAGTCGCCGCCATGACCGACGGACAGGCCAAGGGCACAGTAACGAGCGACCTCGACGCCGACCACCTGATGTTCCTCGTGCTCTCACTCGCCGGATGGTGGTCAGCGGTACCGCAGGTCGCCCGCATGATCACCGGAGCCGAGAGCGACGCCGAACACGCACGCCGCCGTGCCTCCGTCGTCACCGCTGCCCGAAGACTCATCGGGCAGTAA
- a CDS encoding MFS transporter, with protein sequence MSANSTEQIAGAGEAREHPAGNGVVVLLVVTALLVLTQLYAAIPLIAPIGAELGSDVTFALSTVFSVCYAVGFLIWGPLADQYGRKRIMLIGLVYLTVATIACGFASTVPMLAALRGVQGVMASSFAPVALAYLAEATPLKRRATAIGAMSTAFLVAGIAGQVLASALSLTLGWQWVFILSGIMLGLGMIGVAVLVTEPHSRRDDASLVRRFAVVGRVATRPSVLLLSLAHLTLLLSFVGMYTGLGPHLTDLCLDSSQVIWLRLVGLPGMFASLFAGAIAKRLGGAGVARAGFALAAIGLLIEAALSASLAGTALASLV encoded by the coding sequence GTGTCTGCGAACTCGACGGAACAGATAGCGGGAGCAGGCGAGGCGCGCGAGCACCCGGCAGGGAACGGCGTGGTCGTGCTGCTCGTGGTCACGGCGCTGCTGGTGCTCACGCAGTTGTACGCGGCAATCCCGCTGATCGCCCCGATCGGTGCGGAACTCGGCTCTGATGTGACGTTCGCGCTCTCGACGGTGTTCAGCGTGTGCTATGCGGTCGGGTTCCTGATCTGGGGGCCGTTGGCCGATCAGTACGGGCGGAAGCGGATCATGCTCATCGGCCTGGTGTATCTCACCGTCGCGACCATCGCCTGCGGCTTCGCCTCCACGGTGCCGATGCTTGCTGCGCTGCGCGGGGTGCAGGGGGTGATGGCGTCGAGTTTCGCGCCGGTTGCGCTCGCGTATCTGGCCGAAGCGACCCCGCTGAAGCGTCGGGCAACGGCGATCGGGGCCATGTCGACGGCATTCCTCGTTGCCGGGATCGCAGGCCAAGTACTCGCCTCCGCGCTCAGCCTGACGTTGGGCTGGCAGTGGGTGTTCATCCTCTCCGGCATCATGCTCGGCCTCGGCATGATCGGCGTCGCCGTGCTCGTCACCGAGCCGCACAGTCGCAGAGACGATGCGAGCCTGGTGCGTCGCTTCGCCGTAGTCGGGAGGGTCGCCACACGCCCCTCGGTGCTGCTACTGAGCCTCGCGCACCTAACGCTGCTGTTGTCGTTCGTCGGCATGTACACCGGCCTCGGCCCGCACCTGACCGACCTCTGCCTGGACTCATCGCAGGTGATCTGGCTCCGCCTCGTCGGGCTGCCGGGCATGTTCGCCTCCCTCTTCGCGGGCGCTATTGCGAAGCGTCTCGGCGGCGCGGGGGTTGCACGTGCCGGGTTCGCCCTCGCCGCGATTGGGCTGCTGATCGAAGCCGCACTCTCGGCATCCCTCGCGGGCACGGCGCTGGCGAGTCTCGTGTGA
- a CDS encoding NAD(P)-dependent oxidoreductase yields MTRILILGATGRTGAAILAHLPAGIEATAALRDPADTTRLAKTAASLTSTVVNIAENASLTQAMHGIDVVMNAIRLREDIAPTELVAVHDRLIEASTKANGAPARIVTVGGAGALRLPGDRRFWQDPRFPEPTLPRGRAHAMLRDHLEAGNAGSEWAYLIPPPVYEPEGPTTARWERVSPSTDETAFTRQAISYADFGAAVAETSTKDDTRTQLIAWPSELTEKHPMSG; encoded by the coding sequence ATGACTCGCATCCTGATTCTCGGCGCGACCGGGCGCACCGGAGCCGCCATCCTCGCTCATCTCCCCGCAGGCATCGAGGCGACCGCTGCGCTGCGCGATCCGGCAGACACCACGCGGCTCGCCAAGACTGCTGCATCGCTGACCTCCACGGTCGTGAACATCGCTGAGAACGCCAGTCTCACGCAAGCAATGCACGGCATCGACGTCGTCATGAACGCGATCCGACTGCGTGAGGACATCGCCCCGACCGAACTCGTGGCCGTACATGATCGACTCATCGAGGCAAGCACCAAGGCCAACGGCGCTCCGGCCCGGATCGTCACGGTCGGCGGAGCAGGAGCACTCCGACTCCCTGGAGACAGACGGTTCTGGCAAGACCCCCGGTTCCCAGAACCCACACTGCCGCGCGGGAGAGCACACGCCATGCTGCGCGACCACCTCGAAGCGGGCAACGCAGGATCAGAATGGGCGTATCTGATCCCGCCGCCCGTCTACGAACCGGAGGGGCCGACGACAGCACGCTGGGAACGAGTCTCCCCTTCCACAGACGAGACTGCGTTCACCCGACAAGCGATCAGTTATGCCGACTTCGGAGCGGCAGTCGCGGAGACTTCCACCAAGGACGACACTCGCACGCAACTCATCGCATGGCCCAGTGAACTGACAGAAAAGCACCCGATGAGTGGATAG
- a CDS encoding helix-turn-helix transcriptional regulator, which yields MGLAAYNVVRLVVIRDGTAIVFSEFGQQPVSFGDAVLLGPSVLFGVEPEGRVTYTTVYIDTDMALDQFFWQHSAILHDRLDAHDFAGKVYTEPAQVLHLGRDRAGRLLPWLDELVALTVEGKYLERFHRMQALWFLITDVIAPCIRVSTVRLTRLQRARARPFSARSRVPEPLRREAMLVRDALHSRITHPWTLAELAALVRLSPKHLVRVFTDTFGKTPTAYLVMLRVQEMARLLRETNITVTATGQRVGWRSRSRAVEASTAHTGVTPSRYRDMRPLMTDLP from the coding sequence GTGGGCCTGGCGGCGTACAACGTTGTCCGGCTCGTTGTGATCCGTGACGGCACGGCCATCGTGTTCAGCGAGTTCGGACAGCAACCCGTCAGCTTTGGCGACGCGGTGCTGCTGGGGCCGAGCGTGCTGTTCGGCGTCGAACCCGAGGGGCGGGTCACCTATACGACGGTCTACATCGACACCGACATGGCGCTGGATCAGTTCTTCTGGCAACACTCCGCGATCTTGCACGACCGCCTCGACGCCCACGACTTCGCGGGAAAGGTGTACACCGAACCTGCCCAGGTACTGCACCTGGGCCGGGATCGAGCCGGGCGGTTGTTGCCGTGGCTGGACGAGCTGGTCGCCCTCACCGTCGAGGGCAAGTACCTGGAACGGTTCCATCGGATGCAGGCGCTCTGGTTCCTCATCACCGATGTGATCGCGCCGTGCATCCGCGTCTCGACGGTGCGGCTGACCCGGCTGCAACGTGCCCGCGCTCGCCCGTTCTCCGCTCGAAGTCGGGTGCCTGAACCGTTGCGTCGTGAGGCGATGCTGGTGCGCGACGCGCTGCACAGCCGGATCACGCACCCGTGGACGCTCGCGGAACTGGCAGCCCTGGTGCGGCTCTCTCCGAAGCACCTGGTGCGCGTGTTCACGGACACGTTCGGGAAGACCCCGACCGCCTACCTGGTGATGCTCCGCGTGCAAGAGATGGCGCGGCTCCTACGCGAGACGAACATCACCGTCACCGCCACCGGGCAGCGGGTGGGGTGGCGGAGCCGGTCGCGCGCGGTAGAAGCATCCACAGCGCACACCGGAGTGACACCGAGCCGCTACCGAGACATGCGCCCGCTCATGACCGACCTCCCATGA
- a CDS encoding helix-turn-helix transcriptional regulator — MFWQHLDVLADGEAARDLATHLYPDPVQVLRVGESQAERLGPILDELATLTGEDQSPRGYFRAYALLFTVLAAIAPLVRHAPVEVPPLTSRQRAVRVAPPRWREFKPVRREIMRTAALMQSNIARQWPLTELDAHACLSPSQLNRVFKDSFGVTPPVYLSILRVQEMARLIRETDLLIGTITERVGWCHHCGQASRIFRRYMGVTPIEYRRYGPPSASRAGPGVGIATARADDSRGNGCAPTY, encoded by the coding sequence TTGTTCTGGCAGCACCTCGACGTGCTCGCGGACGGCGAAGCCGCACGCGACCTCGCAACTCACCTGTATCCCGATCCGGTGCAGGTGCTGCGCGTCGGAGAATCGCAGGCCGAACGGCTCGGGCCGATCCTCGATGAACTCGCCACACTCACCGGCGAAGACCAATCGCCGCGCGGCTACTTCCGTGCGTATGCGCTGCTGTTCACGGTGCTCGCCGCCATCGCGCCGCTGGTTCGTCACGCGCCGGTGGAGGTGCCGCCGCTGACCTCTCGGCAGCGGGCCGTGCGGGTCGCGCCTCCCCGGTGGCGGGAGTTCAAGCCGGTGCGCCGCGAGATTATGCGCACGGCGGCGCTCATGCAGAGCAACATCGCCAGGCAGTGGCCGCTCACCGAACTGGACGCGCACGCCTGCCTGTCGCCGAGTCAGCTCAATCGGGTGTTCAAGGACTCGTTCGGGGTGACGCCGCCGGTGTACCTGTCGATCCTGCGCGTACAGGAGATGGCGCGCCTGATCCGCGAAACCGATCTGCTCATCGGCACGATCACCGAACGGGTCGGCTGGTGCCACCACTGCGGGCAAGCCTCGCGCATCTTCCGCCGCTACATGGGCGTGACCCCCATCGAGTACCGGCGCTACGGCCCACCGTCCGCGAGCCGGGCGGGGCCGGGCGTCGGCATCGCCACCGCACGCGCCGACGACTCCCGTGGGAACGGGTGCGCACCTACCTACTGA
- a CDS encoding IS481 family transposase, translated as MSHRNARLTVHGRLLIVHRAGAGWKQAHIAAAMGVSRRCVKRWLDRYRAEGEAGLYDRSSRPHHVANRTPDARAAAVVAIRKKERVGRDEVAARTGVPARTVSRIIARSGLPRLVDLDPMTGERIRASKTTAVRYEREQPGELVHMDVKKLGRIPDGGGWKAHGRAMGSTAARKQTVVGYDYVHSVVDDHSRLAYSEVLPDEKGPTCAAFLERAIGYFAAHGIPRIERLITDNAWAYRWSLRGVCGAHGIRQKFIKPHCPWQNGKVERFNRTLQTEWAYRQPFTSNDDRTAALDPWLEHYNTGRRHSALGGNPPISRLQPTS; from the coding sequence GTGTCCCACCGTAATGCCCGCTTGACCGTGCACGGCAGGCTGCTCATCGTCCATCGTGCCGGTGCCGGGTGGAAGCAGGCGCATATCGCCGCGGCAATGGGCGTGTCCCGACGCTGCGTGAAGCGGTGGCTGGACCGCTACCGCGCCGAGGGTGAAGCCGGTCTCTACGATCGCTCCTCGCGGCCTCACCACGTCGCCAACCGCACCCCCGATGCCAGGGCCGCGGCGGTGGTCGCGATCCGGAAGAAGGAACGAGTCGGCCGTGACGAGGTCGCGGCCCGCACCGGGGTGCCGGCGCGGACGGTGTCGCGCATCATCGCCCGGTCCGGGCTGCCTCGTCTGGTCGATCTGGACCCGATGACCGGGGAGCGGATCCGCGCGTCGAAGACCACAGCGGTCCGCTATGAACGCGAGCAGCCCGGCGAGCTGGTGCACATGGACGTGAAGAAGCTCGGTCGCATCCCCGACGGCGGCGGGTGGAAGGCGCACGGCAGAGCGATGGGCTCCACAGCCGCCCGGAAACAGACCGTCGTCGGCTACGACTACGTGCACTCCGTCGTCGACGACCACTCCCGGCTCGCATACTCCGAGGTCCTCCCCGACGAGAAGGGCCCGACCTGCGCCGCGTTCCTCGAACGCGCCATCGGCTACTTCGCCGCGCACGGCATCCCCCGCATCGAGCGGCTGATCACCGACAACGCCTGGGCCTACCGATGGTCGCTGCGCGGCGTCTGCGGCGCGCACGGCATCCGGCAGAAGTTCATCAAACCGCACTGCCCGTGGCAGAACGGCAAGGTGGAGAGGTTCAACCGGACCCTGCAAACCGAATGGGCCTACCGGCAACCGTTCACCTCGAACGACGACCGCACCGCAGCACTTGACCCCTGGCTCGAGCACTACAACACTGGACGACGCCACTCAGCCCTCGGAGGCAACCCCCCGATCAGCCGACTGCAACCAACGTCCTGA
- a CDS encoding recombinase family protein, with protein sequence MSHDQQERTAGNEPNDQATAQASPSLRAVVYVRISDDPEGTERGVDRQEADCRAYAAAHGWEVAQVYRENDTSAFKQRTITLPTGERVRRVVRPEFRAMLKHLSEQRAGVMIAYDLDRAVRDPRDLEDLIDAKVLNGFSVRSVTGSLRLDTDSDVAMARVLVAMANKSSADTARRVARAAKQQAIEGTWHGGQVPFGYRAENHTLVIDPEAAELVREAARRVLAGETLYRILTDWNRRGIRTTHGCRWSDRTLKLVLRNPSIKGVREYRPLLPDGTRSKTSLMQTTAAWPAILDEDTWQQVSDVLDARKQARNFHQPGSGAAKRLYPFSGLIRCSTCGRAMLHRGQVYQCVQQVPGGCNRSIRSGDLTKLVEEAVLATFEQITLNPAKRQSPGADQAARVGLAATLDADRERLARLDDDYYDGLIDKSMWVRQRSRIAERIERTRREYAATVPEHTGPSIDMTTVAQEWADRTPMWQHQAASLVLEAVLVHALPRGMNGATPARRRNETVEAFHARREVYRAGILAHRVEFVWRA encoded by the coding sequence ATGAGCCACGATCAGCAGGAACGAACCGCAGGCAATGAGCCGAACGACCAGGCGACGGCGCAGGCGTCGCCGTCGTTGCGGGCGGTGGTGTATGTGCGGATCAGTGATGATCCCGAGGGCACCGAGCGCGGTGTTGACCGGCAGGAAGCTGACTGCCGGGCGTATGCGGCAGCGCACGGGTGGGAAGTCGCCCAGGTGTACCGGGAGAACGACACGTCGGCGTTCAAGCAGCGCACGATCACACTCCCGACGGGTGAGCGGGTGCGGCGCGTGGTGCGCCCGGAGTTCCGCGCGATGTTGAAGCACCTCAGCGAGCAGCGCGCCGGGGTGATGATCGCCTACGACCTGGATCGGGCGGTGCGCGACCCGAGAGACTTGGAAGACCTGATCGACGCCAAGGTACTCAACGGCTTCAGCGTCCGCTCCGTGACCGGCTCGCTGAGGTTGGATACGGATTCTGATGTGGCGATGGCGCGGGTGCTGGTCGCGATGGCGAACAAGTCCTCAGCCGACACCGCCCGCCGTGTCGCTCGGGCGGCGAAGCAGCAGGCCATCGAGGGCACTTGGCATGGTGGGCAGGTGCCGTTCGGCTACCGCGCCGAGAACCACACGCTCGTGATCGACCCCGAGGCTGCCGAGTTGGTGCGGGAAGCCGCGCGGCGGGTGCTGGCCGGAGAGACGTTGTACCGGATTCTCACCGACTGGAACCGGCGGGGTATCCGTACGACGCACGGGTGCCGGTGGTCGGATCGGACACTCAAACTGGTGCTGCGCAACCCCTCGATCAAGGGGGTACGGGAGTATCGACCGTTGTTGCCGGACGGCACCCGGTCGAAAACCTCCCTGATGCAGACGACCGCCGCGTGGCCCGCGATCTTGGACGAGGACACCTGGCAGCAGGTCTCCGATGTGCTCGATGCCCGCAAGCAGGCCCGAAACTTCCATCAGCCCGGCAGTGGGGCGGCGAAACGGCTGTATCCGTTCTCGGGTCTGATCCGCTGCTCGACCTGCGGACGCGCCATGCTGCATCGCGGCCAGGTGTATCAGTGTGTGCAACAGGTGCCGGGCGGGTGCAACCGCTCGATCCGTTCCGGCGACCTCACCAAACTCGTGGAGGAAGCCGTGCTCGCGACGTTCGAGCAGATCACCCTCAACCCCGCCAAGCGCCAGTCTCCGGGCGCGGATCAGGCCGCACGAGTGGGGCTTGCCGCGACGCTCGATGCCGACCGGGAACGCCTCGCCCGGCTCGATGATGACTACTACGACGGGTTGATCGACAAGTCGATGTGGGTGCGGCAACGCTCACGGATCGCCGAACGCATCGAACGCACCCGCCGCGAGTACGCCGCCACGGTGCCGGAGCACACTGGCCCGTCGATTGATATGACGACCGTCGCACAGGAGTGGGCCGACCGTACCCCGATGTGGCAGCACCAGGCCGCCAGTCTCGTCCTTGAAGCCGTCCTCGTTCACGCCCTGCCCAGGGGGATGAACGGCGCGACACCGGCGAGGCGGCGCAATGAGACCGTCGAAGCGTTTCATGCCCGCCGTGAGGTGTACCGGGCGGGGATTCTCGCACATCGGGTCGAGTTCGTCTGGCGCGCCTAA